Within the Deltaproteobacteria bacterium genome, the region GTTTCCTCGGAAGCAACGGCGCGGGGAAGTCCACCGCCATACGGATGCTTTGCGGTCTCCTTGCGCCCTCTTCCGGCTCCGCCCACGTTCTCGGCATCGACGTCGCGAAAGATCCCGAAAGCGTGAAGCGCGTCATCGGCTACATGAGCCAGCGGTTTTCCCTGTACGAGGACCTCACGGTGCGCCAGAACCTGCGTTTCTTCGGCAGCGTTTACGGGCTGCAGGGAGAAGCGCAGGCCGGGCGGGAACGATGGGCGATGGAAATGGCGGGGCTCGAAGGCAAAGAGGACCTCCTTACACGCAGTCTGCCGGGCGGCTGGAAACAGCGGCTGGCGCTCGCCTGCGCCGTCCTGCACCGGCCCCGCGTCCTCTTCCTCGACGAACCCACCGGGGGAGTCGATCCTGTTTCACGCAGGATGTTCTTTCAATTGATCGACAGGATGGCCGCCGAAGGGGTTACGGTTTTCGTGACCACGCATTACCTCGACGAGGCCGAGTACTGCGACCGACTTGCGCTGATGCACGCCGGCAGGCTCGTGGCGCTTGGTTCGCTCTCGCAGCTCAAGGGCATTTTCGCCGGGAAGGCGGTGCTCGAAGTTTCCTGTCCGAGGCCGGTGGAAGCCCTGGAGCGTTTGGGCGGGTGCGAGTGGGTTATCAAGACTTCGATTTTCGGAACGAAGATCCACATAGTCGTCCGCGACCCTGAAGCGGGGCGCCGGCTTGTCGTCGAGACGCTTGAACGGGATGGGAACTCCCCAGCAACCGCCGAGCCGATTTCGCCCTCCCTGGAGGATATTTTCATTCACCACGTCGATGAAGAGGAAACCCGATGGGCGGCGGGGGGAAACGGCAAATGAGGAAAACCCGGGCGATCGCCGTCAAGGAGATGCGGCAGGCGGGCCGCGACCCTTTAAGCCTCGTCATGCTGCTTGGGGTCCCCTTGTTGATGCTCCTCCTCTACGGGTATGCCGTGAATTTCGATGTCAGGCACGTGGCGCTGGCCGTGCAGGACCTGGACAAGAGCGCCAGGAGCAGGGAGCTGATCGCATCGTTCACCAACTCCACGTATTTCGATCTTGCAGCGTACCTGCCCGCGGGGGCCGACCTGGACGCGATCACGGAACGAAGGCTCGCCAAGGCCGTTCTCGTCATCCCGGAGGATTTCTCCCGGTCCCTCGACGCAGGAAGGACGGCCCGCGTGCAGCTTCTTCTCGACGGAAGCGACGCC harbors:
- a CDS encoding ABC transporter ATP-binding protein encodes the protein MTTAVDVKNLCKRFGDFRAVDDLTFSVDEGLIFGFLGSNGAGKSTAIRMLCGLLAPSSGSAHVLGIDVAKDPESVKRVIGYMSQRFSLYEDLTVRQNLRFFGSVYGLQGEAQAGRERWAMEMAGLEGKEDLLTRSLPGGWKQRLALACAVLHRPRVLFLDEPTGGVDPVSRRMFFQLIDRMAAEGVTVFVTTHYLDEAEYCDRLALMHAGRLVALGSLSQLKGIFAGKAVLEVSCPRPVEALERLGGCEWVIKTSIFGTKIHIVVRDPEAGRRLVVETLERDGNSPATAEPISPSLEDIFIHHVDEEETRWAAGGNGK